Proteins from a single region of Antechinus flavipes isolate AdamAnt ecotype Samford, QLD, Australia chromosome 2, AdamAnt_v2, whole genome shotgun sequence:
- the LOC127547184 gene encoding olfactory receptor 13A1-like translates to MAKRNQTEVTEFILQGFSEHPEFRIPLFSSFLSLYMVALTGNILIIIAIVVNTNLHSPMYFFLFNLAIMDIICTSSILPKVLEGLLSEENTISYGGCLAQLYFLTWALSSELLLFTAMAYDRYVAICHPLHYSTMMSKTLCSVLAAGVWVICAFNSSIHTGLMMRLSFCGSNVITHFFCEIPPLLLLSCTSTYINSIMTVLADAFYGIFNFLLTLVSYGFIISSILKIRSAEGKKKAFSTCSSHLIVASMYYTAVFYAYLSPVASYNPEKSKLAGVLYSMLSPTLNPLIYTLRNKDVKQALRKLFPFCRN, encoded by the coding sequence ATGGCCAAAAGAAACCAGACAGAGGTGACTGAGTTCATCCTGCAAGGCTTCTCTGAACACCCTGAATTTCGGATCCCCTTATTCAGCAGTTTTCTCTCCTTGTATATGGTGGCTCTCACAGGAAATATCTTGATAATCATAGCCATTGTTGTCAATACTAATCTTCATAGTCCTATGTactttttcttattcaatttggCCATAATGGACATCATCTGTACCTCTTCCATTCTGCCTAAAGTATTAGAGGGTCTGCTCTCAGAGGAAAACACCATCTCCTATGGGGGCTGTTTGGCCCAGCTGTACTTTCTCACTTGGGCCTTATCATCTGAGTTGCTCCTTTTCACAGCAATGGCATATGACAGGTATGTGGCCATCTGCCACCCCCTACATTACAGTACTATGATGAGCAAGACTCTATGTAGTGTGTTGGCAGCTGGCGTGTGGGTAATCTGTGCTTTCAATTCCTCTATACACACTGGTCTAATGATGCGACTATCCTTCTGTGGATCGAATGTCATTACTCATTTCTTCTGTGAGATCCCACCTCTATTGTTGCTCTCCTGTACCTCTACCTACATAAACAGTATCATGACTGTCTTGGCAGATGCTTTTTATGGAATATTTAATTTCTTACTGACACTGGTGTCCTATGGCTTTATTATCTCTAGCATCCTTAAAATCAGGTCagcagagggaaagaagaaagcctTTTCCACTTGCTCTTCCCACCTTATTGTGGCATCCATGTATTATACTGCTGTGTTCTATGCTTACCTAAGCCCAGTTGCGAGCTATAACCCAGAGAAGAGTAAACTGGCTGGTGTACTCTACTCAATGTTGAGCCCCACTTTGAATCCCCTGATCTACACTCTGAGGAACAAGGATGTTAAACAGGCTCTCAGAAAGCTCTTCCCTTTTTgtagaaattaa